The proteins below are encoded in one region of Oryzias melastigma strain HK-1 linkage group LG7, ASM292280v2, whole genome shotgun sequence:
- the snx21 gene encoding sorting nexin-21 — protein sequence MATKLLDRLKRSLFKDGQGAEPEQESEGGRREEGFSEDHWEAELEEEDECVTERLGGTLCFDSGDGGADDAAEGEGSGLDSDSDFLGESMEEGPTSTDASPVGVSPVGPSPPSFLAAHLQEGWSWRSLRGFGSRSSVSSVTRQTDSLLFEVTDASVIHDGASKYVVYTIHVIQSGGSDKTPAIITRRYSDFQRLHATLRRKYGDQMERVCFPRKKLRRNFAAETIAVRSRAFEQYLSHLYSISALRGALCVRQFFYLSDLQAGQLLIRSACFQEALGPLLNAKRLQYKLGWTSYHDNQAPLATPSSSHWFFTLVGLLCCFQEVGQLEEARDHCDHALRVLTPTSSTTEDKPLPPHQACSSLQPPLLLPLLRVVVRLSWQTGKDKRQWEELLQHLEEEQAGLDNQPTIHEFLVKHNLQEGEGDG from the exons ATGGCAACCAAGCTCCTGGACCGTCTGAAGCGCTCGCTTTTTAAAGATggccagggggcggagccagagcAGGAATCGGAAGGCGGGCGCAGAGAGGAAGGGTTCAGCGAAGACCACTGGGAAGCGGaactggaggaggaagatgagtgTGTTACCGAGCGGCTCGGAGGGACACTGTGCTTCGACAGCGGAGACGGAGGAGCTGACGATGCAGCTGAGGGGGAGGGGTCGGGGCTGGACAGCGACTCCGACTTCCTGGGAGAGTCGATGGAGGAGGGCCCCACGAGCACAG ATGCCAGTCCAGTGGGGGTCTCCCCCGTCGGCCCCTCGCCCCCCTCATTCCTGGCCGCACATCTCCAGGAGGgctggagctggaggagctTGCGTGGTTTTGGTTCCAGAAGTTCTGTCTCGTCTGTGACACGCCAGACCGACTCCTTGTTGTTCGAGGTGACGGACGCCAGCGTGATACACGACGGAGCCTCGAAATATGTG GTGTACACAATCCACGTGATCCAGTCTGGTGGCAGCGATAAGACTCCAGCCATCATCACCCGACGCTACTCCGACTTCCAGCGGCTGCACGCTACGCTGCGGCGTAAATATGGAGACCAGATGGAGCGCGTTTGTTTTCCCC GAAAAAAGTTGCGGAGAAACTTCGCAGCAGAGACCATCGCCGTACGCAGCCGGGCCTTTGAGCAGTACCTGTCCCACCTGTATTCCATCTCCGCCCTGCGAGGGGCGCTGTGCGTGCGGCAGTTCTTCTACCTGAGCGACCTTCAGGCTGGACAGCTCCTCATCAG GTCGGCATGTTTCCAGGAGGCCTTAGGTCCACTCCTCAATGCCAAAAGACTGCAATATAAACTGGGTTGGACGAGTTACCATGACAACCAGGCCCCTCTCgccaccccctcctcctcccactGGTTCTTCACCCTAGTGGGGCTTTTGTGCTGCTTCCAAGAGGTGGGCCAGCTGGAGGAGGCTCGGGACCACTGCGACCACGCCCTGCGGGTTCTGACCCCCACCAGTTCAACTACAGAAGAcaagcccctccccccacacCAAGCCTGCAGCAGCCTCCAACCGCcactgctgctgccgctgctgcgGGTGGTGGTCCGGCTGTCATGGCAGACGGGGAAAGATAAGCggcagtgggaggagcttctgcaacacctggaggaggagcaggcGGGACTGGACAACCAGCCCACCATCCACGAGTTTTTGGTCAAACACAACCTGCAGGAGGGCGAAGGGGACGGCTAG
- the LOC112159279 gene encoding uncharacterized protein LOC112159279 isoform X3, with the protein MGCRLTRAKAKAREPSHHHHREQLHFVDEYGQPITVQLEDQRGHAHRRRRSRRATECSTTTERQWEALRAMGLVEGQEVQEDGYSAGPYYGHMSVSPDLYPASNHMMMPPEVYSSNGYMPTSSDERHPCNNYLPSVSYSLDHLDRLDYQGPEMLPYEPNSESCLIGCYGSEEMEPKNFPRQPNYHPAWRSERPMGYLPLSELDSGLGCGPDSPHHRVALSEAETDAMSSLPGHTPSSQGSSSSSESLISSEPSDSGFHSVSTGEHRRLHKIHGHTQRQAHNLRSGHSPRDQRGRWDLESIPETTPMIHSAAPRASQCSVGNSTTTVVHFHRAERSPTLPRHLSPPSPSSGCRTEPCQRRALWLEQQHQLQGGGRTIEAPGRSRTITDLTEAQRHRRASHPDMTYSNTPRNVQQNICAGPTKNTMGPRSRASYPSNFHPTTHLSIDRTSITNYQNMLRNSRSSSRSRDEDSLSKSPGSGSSGMPEWRGSQTLGSRTDKPKNASVPCYSTLGAPQLGPRSPPSPRSRLSNQKSVRNQLLKARAYRLARERSEVTTDEEVRGNGAREGDEEGDDGRRVGRYWSRTERRRHLALSRQQRERRGVAEEQMGVGLGPLSSQTVLELSHMKQNRLRNSKLLDDWTTVEELLTHGTRVESDSQLCPSPLLSVTTV; encoded by the exons ATGGGCTGCCGTCTTACAAGAGCCAAG GCGAAGGCCCGTGAACCCTCCCATCACCACCACAGAGAGCAGTTGCACTTTGTTGATGAATACGGCCAGCCAATCACTGTGCAGCTGGAGGACCAAAGGGGGCATGCCCACCGAAGGAGGCGCTCACGGCGTGCAACGGAATGCAGCACCACAACGGAAAGACAATGGGAAGCCCTGAGAGCGATGGGATTGGTGGAGGGACAGGAAGTTCAAGAAGACGGCTACAGTGCTGG ACCTTATTATGGGCACATGTCCGTGTCACCTGACCTCTACCCTGCCAGTAACCACATGATGATGCCACCTGAAGTGTACTCATCTAACGGCTACATGCCCACATCATCAGATGAACGACATCCATGTAACAACTACCTACCCAGTGTCTCATACAGCTTGGACCACCTGGACCGACTCGATTATCAG GGTCCTGAGATGTTGCCTTACGAGCCAAACTCAGAGAGTTGTCTCATTGGCTGCTATGGCAGTGAGGAAATGGAGCCTAAGAATTTCCCTCGACAG CCTAACTATCATCCTGCCTGGAGGTCTGAGCGTCCCATGGGATACCTTCCCCTCAGCGAGCTTGACAGTGGCTTGGGATGTGGCCCTGACAGCCCACATCACAGAGTTGCACTCTCTGAAGCTGAAACAGATGCAATGTCATCTTTGccaggccacaccccttcctcccagggctcctcctcctcttcagagTCCCTGATTTCCTCAGAGCCCAGTGACTCTGGCTTTCACAGCGTCAGCACCGGGGAACACAGACGACTGCACAAGATTCATGGACACACTCAACGGCAAGCCCACAACCTTCGCTCAGGCCATTCCCCTCGAGACCAGAGAGGACGCTGGGATCTGGAGTCCATCCCTGAAACGACCCCAATGATCCACAGTGCAGCACCACGGGCATCTCAGTGTTCCGTTGGTAACAGCACAACCACTGTGGTTCACTTTCACAGAGCGGAGAGGAGTCCCACTCTGCCACGACACCTATCACCACCGTCTCCCTCCAGCG gtTGTCGGACTGAGCCTTGCCAGCGTAGGGCTCTGTGGTTGGAACAGCAGCATCAGCTCCAAGGAGGAGGCAGGACGATAGAAGCTCCAGGAAGGAGTCGAACAATAACAGATCTGACTGAAGCACAGAGACACCGGAGGGCAAGTCACCCCGATATGACCTATTCAAACACTCCGAGAAATGTACAGCAAAACATTTGTGCAGGCCcaactaaaaacacaatggGGCCCAGGAGCAGGGCCAGTTATCCCAGTAACTTTCATCCCACAACTCACCTCAGTATAGACAGAACCAGTATCACCAACTATCAAAACATGCTCAGAAACAGCCGGAGCTCAAGCCGCAGTAGAGATGAGGATTCTTTGTCCAAGAGTCCCGGATCTGGCTCCAGTGGCATGCCAGAGTGGCGAGGCTCTCAGACTCTTGGAAGTCGCACAGACAAACCCAAAAATGCATCTGTTCCTTGCTACAGCACTCTTGGAGCCCCGCAACTGGGTCCGCGATCTCCACCCTCTCCCCGCTCTAGACTGTCCAACCAGAAGTCCGTTAGGAACCAACTCCTCAAAGCCAGAGCTTACCGACTGGCTAGAGAACGCAGCGAGGTCACAACAGATGAAGAAGTACGGGGAAATGGGGCGAGAGAAGGGGACGAGGAGGGGGATGATGGTCGGCGCGTGGGACGGTACTGGAGTCGAACAGAGAGAAGGCGCCACTTGGCTCTGTCGCGGCAACAAAGAGAGAGGAGAGGGGTAGCAGAGGAACAGATGGGGGTAGGCCTGGGGCCTTTGTCTTCTCAAACGGTACTAGAGCTGAGCCACATGAAGCAGAACCGCCTGAGGAACAGCAAGTTGCTTGATGACTGGACAAcggtggaggagctgctgacacATGGCACACGAGTGGAGAGTGACAGTCAGCTGTGTCCTAGCCCTCTTTTGTCAGTTACTACGGTCTGA
- the LOC112159279 gene encoding uncharacterized protein LOC112159279 isoform X2: protein MLLNLLVTNIVLVVVVVFLQKMSLELEAKAREPSHHHHREQLHFVDEYGQPITVQLEDQRGHAHRRRRSRRATECSTTTERQWEALRAMGLVEGQEVQEDGYSAGPYYGHMSVSPDLYPASNHMMMPPEVYSSNGYMPTSSDERHPCNNYLPSVSYSLDHLDRLDYQGPEMLPYEPNSESCLIGCYGSEEMEPKNFPRQPNYHPAWRSERPMGYLPLSELDSGLGCGPDSPHHRVALSEAETDAMSSLPGHTPSSQGSSSSSESLISSEPSDSGFHSVSTGEHRRLHKIHGHTQRQAHNLRSGHSPRDQRGRWDLESIPETTPMIHSAAPRASQCSVGNSTTTVVHFHRAERSPTLPRHLSPPSPSSGCRTEPCQRRALWLEQQHQLQGGGRTIEAPGRSRTITDLTEAQRHRRASHPDMTYSNTPRNVQQNICAGPTKNTMGPRSRASYPSNFHPTTHLSIDRTSITNYQNMLRNSRSSSRSRDEDSLSKSPGSGSSGMPEWRGSQTLGSRTDKPKNASVPCYSTLGAPQLGPRSPPSPRSRLSNQKSVRNQLLKARAYRLARERSEVTTDEEVRGNGAREGDEEGDDGRRVGRYWSRTERRRHLALSRQQRERRGVAEEQMGVGLGPLSSQTVLELSHMKQNRLRNSKLLDDWTTVEELLTHGTRVESDSQLCPSPLLSVTTV, encoded by the exons ATGCTGCTTAACTTGCTCGTCACAAACATTGTCCTGGTTGTAGTCGTGGTTTTTCTCCAGAAAATGTCCTTGGAGCTTGAG GCGAAGGCCCGTGAACCCTCCCATCACCACCACAGAGAGCAGTTGCACTTTGTTGATGAATACGGCCAGCCAATCACTGTGCAGCTGGAGGACCAAAGGGGGCATGCCCACCGAAGGAGGCGCTCACGGCGTGCAACGGAATGCAGCACCACAACGGAAAGACAATGGGAAGCCCTGAGAGCGATGGGATTGGTGGAGGGACAGGAAGTTCAAGAAGACGGCTACAGTGCTGG ACCTTATTATGGGCACATGTCCGTGTCACCTGACCTCTACCCTGCCAGTAACCACATGATGATGCCACCTGAAGTGTACTCATCTAACGGCTACATGCCCACATCATCAGATGAACGACATCCATGTAACAACTACCTACCCAGTGTCTCATACAGCTTGGACCACCTGGACCGACTCGATTATCAG GGTCCTGAGATGTTGCCTTACGAGCCAAACTCAGAGAGTTGTCTCATTGGCTGCTATGGCAGTGAGGAAATGGAGCCTAAGAATTTCCCTCGACAG CCTAACTATCATCCTGCCTGGAGGTCTGAGCGTCCCATGGGATACCTTCCCCTCAGCGAGCTTGACAGTGGCTTGGGATGTGGCCCTGACAGCCCACATCACAGAGTTGCACTCTCTGAAGCTGAAACAGATGCAATGTCATCTTTGccaggccacaccccttcctcccagggctcctcctcctcttcagagTCCCTGATTTCCTCAGAGCCCAGTGACTCTGGCTTTCACAGCGTCAGCACCGGGGAACACAGACGACTGCACAAGATTCATGGACACACTCAACGGCAAGCCCACAACCTTCGCTCAGGCCATTCCCCTCGAGACCAGAGAGGACGCTGGGATCTGGAGTCCATCCCTGAAACGACCCCAATGATCCACAGTGCAGCACCACGGGCATCTCAGTGTTCCGTTGGTAACAGCACAACCACTGTGGTTCACTTTCACAGAGCGGAGAGGAGTCCCACTCTGCCACGACACCTATCACCACCGTCTCCCTCCAGCG gtTGTCGGACTGAGCCTTGCCAGCGTAGGGCTCTGTGGTTGGAACAGCAGCATCAGCTCCAAGGAGGAGGCAGGACGATAGAAGCTCCAGGAAGGAGTCGAACAATAACAGATCTGACTGAAGCACAGAGACACCGGAGGGCAAGTCACCCCGATATGACCTATTCAAACACTCCGAGAAATGTACAGCAAAACATTTGTGCAGGCCcaactaaaaacacaatggGGCCCAGGAGCAGGGCCAGTTATCCCAGTAACTTTCATCCCACAACTCACCTCAGTATAGACAGAACCAGTATCACCAACTATCAAAACATGCTCAGAAACAGCCGGAGCTCAAGCCGCAGTAGAGATGAGGATTCTTTGTCCAAGAGTCCCGGATCTGGCTCCAGTGGCATGCCAGAGTGGCGAGGCTCTCAGACTCTTGGAAGTCGCACAGACAAACCCAAAAATGCATCTGTTCCTTGCTACAGCACTCTTGGAGCCCCGCAACTGGGTCCGCGATCTCCACCCTCTCCCCGCTCTAGACTGTCCAACCAGAAGTCCGTTAGGAACCAACTCCTCAAAGCCAGAGCTTACCGACTGGCTAGAGAACGCAGCGAGGTCACAACAGATGAAGAAGTACGGGGAAATGGGGCGAGAGAAGGGGACGAGGAGGGGGATGATGGTCGGCGCGTGGGACGGTACTGGAGTCGAACAGAGAGAAGGCGCCACTTGGCTCTGTCGCGGCAACAAAGAGAGAGGAGAGGGGTAGCAGAGGAACAGATGGGGGTAGGCCTGGGGCCTTTGTCTTCTCAAACGGTACTAGAGCTGAGCCACATGAAGCAGAACCGCCTGAGGAACAGCAAGTTGCTTGATGACTGGACAAcggtggaggagctgctgacacATGGCACACGAGTGGAGAGTGACAGTCAGCTGTGTCCTAGCCCTCTTTTGTCAGTTACTACGGTCTGA